A genomic stretch from Fusarium musae strain F31 chromosome 9, whole genome shotgun sequence includes:
- a CDS encoding hypothetical protein (EggNog:ENOG41~BUSCO:EOG09261EU7) — MTVQNDLTHRGVSGQQLALEDRFEVLKEIGDGSFGSVVLGRVRTAGANVARRGTVVAIKTMKKSFESLAPCLELREVVFLRTLPQHPHLVPALDIFLDPYTKKLHIAMEYMEGNLYQLMKARDHKCLDNASVKSILFQIMQGLEHIHSHHFFHRDIKPENILVTTSGHNESGNTFRRYSALVTPPSTPPTYTVKIADFGLARETHSKLPYTTYVSTRWYRAPEVLLRAGEYSAPVDIWAVGAMAVEIATLKPLFPGGNEVDQVWRVCEIMGSPGNWYNKSGNRVGGGDWREGTRLAGKLGFSFPKMAPHAMDTILQTPQWPTSLSQFVTWCLMWDPKNRPTSSQALAHEYFADAVDPMRPKSSASRILGRKQSDLSRSSKEATTTTPTSVKQSWFRKSLIGRSESTDLATMQAQIKDTTAPRPAPVHASSAVEASTAKVRPAAGKRTTWTNGPSNVAPMPILPTARPISPIPDAVNARANNTYDDSYANGHGQGKTKKLGRQLSVASSTNNYTEMHRQQAERALNGNSGLASPPSGQKESFFSHLRKRARRFSGRHQTPVSPAYDDDLEAQVGCGPWASNRSSMVIDQSQQQAPIPKSEVYESLDKALRDVQNNLDSRPPVPPSHQISPTSTLKRHHSLPQHQARSVDNLIGAARGGPISSRTRRAQATHGVHQYEAPDEEEELLDEALTSTQRAVKRMEQNQNKPLRQSASNIGLMNPYPTPSPSANGNQVLFADGHEAVTPRPLDLNKKTDNQYKWPTPPYEESEWAASAAASIWAAGSRF, encoded by the exons ATGACGGTTCAAAACGATTTGACCCATCGGGGTGTTTCTGGTCAACAGCTTGCCCTCGAGGATCGCTTTGAAGTACTGAAGGAGATTGGCGATGGAAGCTTTGGCAGTGTCGTTTTGGGTAGAGTTCGAACGGCTGGTGCCAACGTTGCTCGCCGAGGTACAGTG GTCGCTATCAAGacaatgaagaagagcttcgagTCGCTAGCACCATGTTTGGAACTCCGCGAGGTCGTTTTCCTTCGCACCCtccctcaacatcctcacctTGTTCCCGCTCTCGACATCTTCTTGGACCCTtacaccaagaagctccatATCGCCATGGAGTACATGGAGGGTAACCTCTACCAACTGATGAAGGCTCGCGACCACAAGTGTCTCGACAACGCCAGTGTTAAGAGCATTCTTTTCCAGATCATGCAAGGTCTCGAACACATTCACTCTCACCACTTTTTCCACCGCGACATCAAGCCCGAAAACATTCTGGTCACTACCTCTGGTCACAATGAATCTGGCAACACCTTCCGCCGATACTCAGCTCTCGTTACACccccttcaacaccacccaCATACACTGTTAAGATTGCCGATTTCGGTCTCGCCCGAGAGACACACTCAAAGCTCCCCTACACTACTTACGTATCAACAAGATGGTACCGTGCTCCCGAGGTTCTTCTACGAGCGGGAGAATACTCTGCTCCCGTCGATATCTGGGCTGTTGGTGCCATGGCTGTTGAGATTGCTACATTGAAGCCCTTGTTTCCCGGTGGAAATGAGGTTGATCAAGTTTGGCGAGTTTGTGAGATTATGGGCAGCCCTGGTAACTGGTACAACAAGTCCGGTAACCGCGTCGGCGGAGGAGATTGGCGTGAGGGAACCAGACTCGCTGGCAAGCTTGGTTTCTCATTCCCCAAGATGGCTCCCCATGCTATGGACACCATTCTGCAAACACCCCAATGGCCGACCTCCTTGAGCCAGTTCGTCACTTGGTGCTTGATGTGGGACCCCAAGAACCGCCCAACATCATCGCAGGCTCTTGCCCACGAGTACTTTGCTGATGCCGTTGATCCTATGCGACCCAAGTCTTCTGCTTCGCGAATCCTTGGACGCAAGCAGTCCGACCTCAGCCGAAGCAGCAAGGAGGCTACTACTACCACACCCACCTCTGTGAAGCAATCCTGGTTCCGCAAGTCTCTCATCGGACGTTCTGAGAGCACCGACCTGGCTACCATGCAGGCCCAAATAAAGGATACCACTGCTCCCAGACCCGCACCTGTACATGCTTCATCGGCTGTTGAGGCATCTACTGCCAAGGTTCGCCCTGCTGCCGGAAAGAGGACCACTTGGACCAATGGCCCATCCAACGTAGCGCCCATGCCAATTCTTCCCACTGCGCGACCGATCTCGCCGATCCCTGATGCTGTAAATGCCCGCGCCAACAACACATACGACGACTCTTACGCTAATGGACATGGCCAGGGGAAGACCAAGAAACTTGGCCGACAGCTCTCTGTCGCTTCAAGCACAAACAACTACACAGAAATGCATCGGCAACAGGCCGAAAGGGCACTCAATGGGAATTCTGGCCTCGCCTCCCCTCCGAGTGGACAGAAGGAGAGCTTCTTTTCACATCTCAGAAAGCGTGCGCGGCGGTTCTCGGGACGACATCAGACCCCCGTCTCACCCGCCTATGACGACGACCTGGAGGCCCAGGTTGGATGTGGCCCTTGGGCTAGCAACCGGTCGTCCATGGTTATTGACCAATCGCAACAACAGGCTCCCATTCCTAAATCCGAGGTCTACGAATCCCTGGACAAGGCCCTCCGAGATGTTCAGAACAACCTCGATTCGCGACCTCCCGTTCCGCCCAGTCACCAGATCTCGCCTACCAGCACCCTCAAGCGACATCACTCGcttcctcaacaccaagcccGGTCAGTAGACAACCTGATCGGTGCTGCCCGAGGTGGACCCATCTCTAGCCGAACAAGGAGGGCCCAAGCGACACATGGCGTGCATCAATATGAGGCTcctgatgaggaagaggagcttCTAGACGAGGCTTTGACTTCCACTCAGCGGGCCGTCAAGCGCATGGAGCAGAACCAGAACAAGCCTCTTCGACAGTCGGCTAGCAACATTGGGCTGATGAACCCGTATCCTACGCCGTCACCCTCAGCCAACGGTAATCAGGTCCTGTTTGCCGATGGCCACGAGGCTGTTACCCCCAGGCCACTGGacctcaacaagaagactGATAACCAGTACAAGTGGCCCACGCCACCATATGAGGAAAGCGAGTGggcagcatcagcagccGCTAGCATCTGGGCTGCTGGCAGTCGCTTTTAA
- a CDS encoding hypothetical protein (EggNog:ENOG41), which produces MSLNLPMRPSTSSQRNRDSRNNYFNSYTPPSSTEAINGPVRELVREQTPLNDRLIVGVDFGTTFSGVAAVYTSTPDDIEIIKTWPGGNGITSDKVPTEIAYDFPPNAPQGTEPTVKWGFQFKPEESRLRCIKLFLDRSQKLPFYVSPLDTAAQLKRFNKNVVDAVSDYLTQIYKHTMDTLTRRYGESFMASTKVEFVLTCPAVWSDAAKNTTLQAAERAGMGLRSEIQMISEPEAAAVYTLKAIQPNHLNVGDNFIVCDAGGGTVDLIAYKIISLKPLRVEESAVGTGGLCGSAFLNYRFEEHVRGRLGQTRFDEMKAKKGKTWQMGLRYFEEFVKRNFNEDEHQEVNVPFPGLPDDEDAGLDSGFLVMTAEQVKDIFEPVVKEVCDLVQGQVTGLRSKGGIVSGIVLVGGFGQSDYLYRRLKNHFTSAAPPPYSERPTHANANSTQEAGSIEVMQPVYAWTAVVRGAVLRGLEGNMVISRKSRMHYGTSYATVYDEDKHSVSERYWSPLWERWMVSDRMQWHIAKGEALSPLAPIAFHYTRNFRPGQSLIVTDDLIACDADEPPAAYTRDLIHVCTLTTDLNAVPRSLFTRLTTTRGVEFDNLDFTLEMRVESAGLGFELKVDGVRYGRVEAEFH; this is translated from the exons ATGAGTCTCAATCTGCCAATGCGACCTAGCACAAGCAGCCAGCGAAACCGGGACAGTCGTAATAATTACTTCAACAGTTATACCCCCCCAAGCTCCACGGAGGCTATCAATGGACCTGTTAGAGAATTGGTGAGGGAGCAGACGCCTCTGAATGATCGCTTGATTGTGGGTGTTGATTTTGGAACTACCTTTTCAGG TGTTGCTGCCGTATACACTTCTACCCCTGATGATATAGAAATCATCAAGACTTGGCCTGGCGGCAATGGTATCACATCGGACAAAGTCCCAACTGAGATTGCCTATGACTTTCCTCCCAATGCACCGCAAGGCACTGAACCTACAGTAAAATGGGGTTTCCAGTTCAAGCCAGAGGAGTCACGTCTACGCTGCATCAAGCTCTTTCTGGACCGATCTCAAAAACTCCCCTTCTACGTCAGCCCGCTCGACACAGCCGCACAGCTCAAGCGCTTCAACAAAAATGTTGTCGACGCCGTGAGTGACTACTTGACTCAGATTTACAAACATACCATGGATACGCTCACCCGTAGGTACGGCGAGTCGTTCATGGCATCGACAAAAGTTGAGTTTGTACTCACTTGCCCGGCTGTTTGGAGCGATGCTGCGAAGAACACTACGCTACAGGCTGCTGAGAGAGCGGGCATGGGGTTGAGGTCTGAAATTCAGATGATCAGTGAGCCTGAGGCTGCGGCTGTGTATACGCTCAAGGCGATCCAGCCGAATCATCTGAATGTTGGCGATAATTTTATTGTTTGTGATGCTGGAGGTGGTACTGTTGA TTTGATCGCGTATAAGATTATCTCCCTCAAGCCGCTCCGTGTAGAGGAGTCTGCGGTTGGAACAGGAGGGCTGTGTGGAAGTGCTTTCTTGAATTATCGATTTGAAGAGCATGTTAGAGGCCGCCTTGGTCAGACTcgctttgatgagatgaaggctAAGAAAGGCAAGACGTGGCAAATGGGTCTTCGATACTTTGAAGAGTTCGTGAAACGGAACTTCAATGAGGATGAGCATCAGGAAGTCAATGTTCC CTTCCCTGGTCTtcccgacgacgaagatgctGGGCTGGACTCAGGCTTCCTCGTCATGACAGCAGAACAAGTCAAGGACATTTTCGAGCCTGTAGTTAAAGAGGTCTGTGACCTTGTCCAGGGCCAAGTCACAGGCCTTCGCTCAAAGGGAGGCATTGTTTCCGGCATCGTGCTAGTTGGAGGTTTTGGCCAGAGCGATTATCTATATCGCCGGCTCAAGAATCACTTCACAAGCGCTGCTCCGCCGCCGTACAGCGAGCGGCCTACGCACGCCAATGCCAATTCTACACAGGAGGCGGGCTCCATTGAAGTGATGCAGCCAGTGTATGCTTGGACGGCGGTTGTGCGAGGAGCTGTCTTGCGAGGACTGGAAGGCAACATGGTCATTTCTCGCAAGTCGAGAATGCACTATGGTACATCGTATGCTACTGTGTATGATGAGGATAAGCATTCGGTCAGTGAGCGATACTGGTCTCCTTTATGGGAACGCTGGATGGTCTCTGACCGGATGCAATGGCATATTGCAAAG GGCGAGGCTCTGTCACCACTCGCACCCATCGCATTCCACTACACACGCAACTTCCGCCCGGGTCAATCCCTCATCGTCACCGACGATCTCATAGCATGTGATGCGGACGAACCACCTGCAGCATACACTCGCGACCTGATCCACGTGTGTACCCTCACAACAGACCTCAACGCCGTTCCAAGGAGTTTGTTTACGAGATTAACGACGACGAGAGGTGTTGAGTTTGATAATTTAGATTTCACACTGGAGATGAGGGTTGAGAGTGCGGGCTTGGGATTTGAGTTGAAGGTTGATGGGGTGAGGTATGGAAgggttgaggctgagtttCACTAG